The following coding sequences lie in one Mycobacterium gordonae genomic window:
- a CDS encoding alpha/beta hydrolase, with the protein MPALLRLTGRHRPYAGADAALAHLQQRAAHPQPFGPPPRLRPKVDISLQHRSSWPIYTLTPLASTPELTVIYLHGGAWVNEITSQHWQLAAQIAHQAGATVIVPIYPLLPSATAADVVPAIVEMAVQYADVYLAGDSAGGQIALSAALLLRDGHGVALPGTVLISPVLDLSLRNPAIASVEPADPWLGREALQFFADRWRGDLPLDDPRVSPLAADLTGLGPLTVFSGTRDILNPDARLLAEKAAAAGVDIEYHEQAGLLHVYPLTPTPEGRAARRIIVERIGGATESTRR; encoded by the coding sequence ATGCCCGCACTGCTTCGCCTCACCGGGAGGCACCGACCGTACGCAGGTGCGGACGCCGCCCTCGCGCACCTGCAACAGCGCGCCGCGCATCCTCAACCCTTCGGCCCGCCACCGCGGTTGCGGCCCAAGGTGGACATCAGCTTGCAGCATCGGTCGAGTTGGCCGATCTACACGTTGACACCCCTGGCCTCGACACCCGAACTCACCGTGATCTATCTGCACGGCGGTGCATGGGTCAACGAAATCACCAGTCAGCATTGGCAATTGGCAGCGCAGATCGCGCACCAGGCGGGCGCCACGGTGATCGTTCCGATCTATCCCTTGCTGCCGTCGGCCACCGCGGCCGACGTGGTACCCGCGATCGTCGAGATGGCGGTCCAGTACGCCGATGTCTACCTGGCCGGCGACTCCGCCGGCGGCCAGATCGCTCTGTCCGCGGCGCTCTTGCTGCGCGACGGACACGGCGTGGCCCTTCCCGGGACCGTGCTCATCTCGCCGGTACTCGACCTGTCGCTGCGCAACCCGGCCATCGCATCGGTCGAGCCGGCGGACCCGTGGTTGGGACGCGAGGCGCTGCAGTTCTTCGCCGACCGCTGGCGCGGCGACCTCCCGCTCGACGATCCGCGGGTCAGCCCGCTCGCCGCGGATCTGACCGGACTGGGCCCGCTGACCGTATTCAGCGGCACCCGAGACATTCTGAATCCCGATGCGCGACTGTTGGCCGAGAAGGCCGCAGCCGCGGGCGTCGACATCGAGTATCACGAGCAGGCGGGCTTGCTGCATGTGTACCCCTTGACCCCCACCCCGGAAGGCCGTGCCGCGCGGCGGATTATCGTCGAGCGGATCGGTGGCGCAACCGAATCGACGAGGAGGTAG